The window TGAGACCAGGGAAGCACGCATGGCCCTCAGCAGCGGCCTTGAGTTGCCCCTTCTGCCTGGCTCTTGGGCACCCCACATTCCCAGGGCCAGGGGCTTGGGGGTGGCGTAGACAGTAGCACTGGAGGCCCGAAACAGACCTTGGTTTCTGAGCGCACCCTAGAGCTGCCCCAGCTCTGCAGGCTGGAGGTCAGGCTGGGGACAAGCAGTCTGTGCCGTCATCAACAGgctgtttccctctctccctcccacccttctcTGCCTTATGACCAGGGCCGGAGCTGCCAGGAGTTGCAGGGCAGAGGAGGCCCTGGCTCATACTTGGACCTCGGTGGCGTGGCCGGCCCAGGACTATCCATGCAGGGAGGCCTGCACCTCTGACAGTCGGCTACAGCTCGGGGTGCCCATCCGCTGTGCTTTGTGGTACATATCTGTGTCACCGAAGTAGCGGGCCCGGTACAGCAAGCCTTCCTCTGCAAAGCAATGGGGCAGAGTTAGGGTGCGCCTGGTATCTCCCACAGGCCACTGGAGCACCTGCCAGCCCGTGGGCATGGGAGAAAGCCTGTCACAGGCCCTGGAGCTGGGGCAGAGCTGGCCTCCCTTCAGGAAAGACCCTGGACAGCAAAGTTTATGGTCCCAACTTGTGAGAGGCAAAACCCTGCCATCCTGGCTCGACCGCCCTAGGGTCCCACAGATAGAGCTGGACGCCTGATCCCTAGGTGGCCAGGACACGTGCTCCAATCTGTCTCGACATACTCACCTCTGGCAGCCAGACTCAGGCAGTGATTCATGGGAACCTGGAGGAAACCTCCAGGTtgcccctggctcccagccccaGGGAAGCAGGGTGGGGTCCCGCTTCTGACTGGGAGGTGGCTGGTACACAGCAGCGCCAGGCGCTGGGCCCCACAAATCCCCGTGAGCAGggctctctcctcctgctctcagGCTCTGTCCCCGCGACACCCACACACTCACtttgctgcttctccttccagCAGTTGTTTCGGAGGTTGGCGATATAATCGTCTTCCACGTTCCGTTCAACTGTTTTGAGGCTGGAGCCTGTGTACTCCTTAGAGAAGCTGTCTGCCACGTAGTAGACGACATTCAGGTGGTCAGTGATCCGCCTGTGGACGTGGCCCACTGACCTGGCCGGAAACACATCAGGCACAGAGTGGGCACAGGTCCCCAGGTCCAGGGCGGCTCTAAGGATGACAGGTCCCCCCTACGGGAGGTACAGCACAGGCCACAGGAGGACTTGCTTCCTTCGCAACTAGAGCAGGAGCTTGCACAACACCCAAAATGAGGGTCTGCAGGAACTGCAGGTGCCCCCCCACGCCAGGTGGTGCAGACTACGGCCACCCCTTCCCCAGGCCATCTGCTTACCACGCTGCCTGTGGGGAGAAGCCCCTTTGTGAGAGGCCCTGGtcggggcaggaggggaggctgggTTCTGCCTCTGATCAGGAGTGTGAGCTgggctctctctgcctccatgtcTGCATTCCTCCCCTAAGTCGATGGCTGCCTGGGGCCTGCCTGCCTACCCAGGAACCCCTAGTCTGCAGTTAAGAGGCTTAGGAACAACACAACAGAAGGACTCCAAGGAGTTGTGGCCTTCCAGCTCTTGGTCCCACCTTCCAGCTCCAACTACAGGCTCTGCAGGCTGTGGAAGAGCCTGGACACGCAGCAGACGGAAGgcagtgctggggggtggggggaggagcagccGCTACCTGCCCTCTGCTGCCTCCACCAGCTGCACAGCAAAGGGCTGGCAACAGGCCAGTGTGGCTCTGGAAGCCCGACTCTGCCCCCTGCTGGCCGAGAGCTCCCCCTAATAGGACCTGAGCGCCCGCTAGGGTATGCCAGGTGCTGGAAATACGTGAGGGGAGCTGATACCTCGAAAGGCGAAATAATCTGCCCTAGTTGCACACTACTGGCAGCTGAGACCATacatctattcaacaaatactgttgAGTATTTCTAACAAACCCGGTGttaacaaaaaattttatttattttaaagtaatctctatacccaaagtggggcttgaactcaagaccccgagatcaagagttgcatgctccactgaatgagccagccaggtgccctgagcctggcattttatgtatattattcaatgaattttcacaagcAGATAGATGCCGTTATTCCCATTGCATAGATGGGGAACTCAAGCTCAGAGAAGTTGTGTAAttttccaggatcacacagctgcTTAGTTAATAGTTGAGCTGGGATGCAAAGCTACCTCTGCTTTGTCTGAGTCTAGAGCCTCTATTCTCTCCATGGCCTCTAGGCCCCCGACCAGAACTTAAGAGCAGAGGTTCTTACCTCAAGGTCAGCAGATAAGGTCACCCCCTCAAGGGGATGGGGGCGTGGGCATGAAGCCTGTGAAATTATGTGCAAAATTGTGTGCATGTGCAATGTTCAAGGGAAAAGATCTGCAGTTTTCATCCCATTTCTTTAGTGGGCTGTGATCCTAAAAGATCAAGAACCTACGCTGAACAGGGAAAGCGTATGTTCTTGATTCCAAGTCAGATATCTGAATTGTGATTAAGGACCCACAGAATAGGAAGGAAGGCCTCTGATGGGGGCTGAGAATCCCAAGTCCCTGTCCACTCACCACCCTAGCCCCGTCCCTAGCTGCAAGTACTCacggccttgggctcaggctgtACGGGGGGCTGGAGACCATGAGCTGGCTGAGAGCCGACACGAGGATCAGGATGAGGATGGGCATCAGCTGAACAAACACCCCCAGCCCGCCCTGGAGGGAAGAGCCACTGGTCACCCAAGGCCAGCGTCAGCCACAATCACCCAGCTTCCCTGGCATGAAGGAACCCGGGGCAGCAGGAGGCAGCTGCCACACCAATAGGCCATGATGCtactctctcctcccccctcccatgGGCCCCTCAAAATACAGAAACTCCTCCACCTGCCAGTTCCTCCAGATGAAAACAAAACGGCAACTGGTATTAAATACAGGAAGAGGATGCCATGTAGGCAGGTGTTTACTGTCAGAGAATACCAAAAACATGAGCAAAAGTGGCTGCCTCCAGGAGACTGGCAGGCAGGGCTGGAAGACTGTTTTCACTAtataccaatttaaaaatagccagttaaaaaattgaaaataaaaacaaatttgtgcATTGGGTGataatttgtgatttaaaaaactcTTCTGTATGTtcaatacacatacacacacggttttaaacaaatgaataaataaaaacctgaggCCACGCTGACAGAGCAGAGGAgtatccctctgcctgccacaaTTTTAAATGCTCTGAAATCGTCCACAGAATTTTAATGTTGGTCAGTTAGCTGTTCTTTAACCTGTGGCATTCAAAATGCTTTTGAAGTACTGTCTGGTTATaggttttgtatatattttcaaagattacTGGAAAGAAACAAGAAGAGTCAACCTTTGTCATCCTTTACAATTCTTTCACTTCCCATTGCTTGGAAAATGTCAGTGTGGCCTTATGGACCAGTGGACCACAAGGGCCATTCTCACACAAACCTGTCTGTAGGTGGAGAAGCTTCTGCAGCACCTTCCCTAACAGAGGCCATCAATTCCCCACTCCTTCTGGGCGGCACTGTGGAGTGTGGCTCCCTCTGGTGTCGCTCAGCTGAATGGCAAGGGGTTGCCCAATGATGGCTCCTTGGCTGAGAATTGTGGGgacactgccccccaccccaagaatGCCCAGCTGGGGATGTCACTCCCCTTTCAGGCCCTGCACCCTGGGTGGGGCCTGGCGCCCTCCCCTGCTTTCCCCAGTGCCTTCCTCACTCACGTCACCCTGGTTCTCCCTGCGGTCCTGCCTTTGCTGGTAGGTATAGCGCATGCGGCCGTTGCTGTAGACATGGACGTTACCTGGAGGTCAGAGGGACTGAGTCAGGGGGCGGGGCTGCCAGGGAAGGGAATGGCCGGCATCCAGTCTTCCACCATCACCCCCCGGGGGGCCTggctgtggggagggcagggtaCTTACTAGACGGGAAGCCACCGCCAAAGAACATGTTGAAGAGGTCCTCCGGGGAGATGTCAGCCTCAAAGCCACGGTGGAAGTCCCCATGTCCATGGCCATGTCGGGCTGCCTGGCTCTTGTCATCACCAAACTGGTCATATTGCTTCCTTTTCTCTGGGTTACTAAGTACTGCATATGCTGTACCAATGGCTAGAAAAGAGGTATAAGTCAGCCAAGCTTGAAGACACAGGGCATGCAGGTGGAGGCTTCGGCAGCCAAGAGCTCCCTTCCTTCAGGTACTCAAGTGGTGCTTTAGGAAGTGGGAGTCCTTGGGGCCAGGGGGAGGTTTGGCTGTTGGGCCCATGTagagaggggggcaggcaggaagACCTGAGGGGATCAAGGCAGTCTGGGCCGGGTGGAGGATTAACACTCAGGCTCCTGCTCTCCATCTCATGACGATGACCCACCCTTTTCAATACCCCAGGTCCTTTATGGGCTTTATCTTAGTTACTCCTCGAGCAATTGCCTGGAAGGGCCAAATCGCCAAGTTCTAGTCAAATCTTCTCCACATTCTGCCCCACAGAATGTAGTAGGGCCTGACGAGCCCTCTCCTCCCTGGTCCAGGTCTCAGCTGCTGTTCCTTGGCTTGGCTCCAGGGTCTTCCCATTAGAGCTCCCCAGGTAGGAGACCCTTCAAGGACCCAGCTCCAGGCCCTCCTCAAGCAGCTCACTCTCTCAGAGAAGTGGGTCAAAGCTGAATCTGCAACCTGCAACCCTTGAGAATAAGGAGATTCCCCCCTCCTCTGGCCATTCTGACAAGGCCCCAGGGCTAGATctggcctctctgtgcctgtcgTGCAGGCTGCAGGCAGAAGTCAGGGCTGGAGCAACATCAGCCATGGCCACCTTGCCTACCTAGTCCTATTCACCTTCTCTGTCTGGGGCTGGCTGACAGGCAGCAGTGGGATGACGTCTGCAGGACCAAACCTAAGCAGCCTGCTACGGAGTAACTTGGGGGGGCCTAGGGACACGGCACCCAGGTCATAGGGGTCAGCGCTGCCATCTGCTCTGCCACAGGCTCCCTTCTTGGCTGTGGTCACCACCTCATGTGAGTGTGTGTtgtgtgtcagtgtgtgtgtgtgtgtggtacagGACTGGCTGTGGCTGCTGGTGACCATGAGGCCACTGACCTGAGGCTACCTGGCCCCTCAGCACAGGGAAACTGCTACCCAGATCCCAAGATGGGGGTATGCATGCGAGTCAGGAGGCCTGCTTCCAGTCTACAATTACGTGACCTTGGAGAAATGAGTGGTCCTCTCTTGCTCAGCTCCCCTTCTGTAATTCCTGggggatgtggaggaaggggaggcgggggtgGTCCTATCTGAGCTCTGACAGACTCTGTAGGCTGGAGGTGACTGCTAGGACTTTCTAGGCGGCTGCTCCTGAGCCCAGGGGACTTGGGTCCAAGGCCACTTCCTGGAAAAGTTGTCTGGGACCCTTATTCCTTCTCAAGGgcaagagataaaaaaaaaaaaaa is drawn from Vulpes vulpes isolate BD-2025 chromosome 4, VulVul3, whole genome shotgun sequence and contains these coding sequences:
- the DNAJB12 gene encoding dnaJ homolog subfamily B member 12 isoform X2, translating into MESNKDEAERCISIALKAIQSNQPDRALRFLEKAQRLYPTPRVRALIESLNQKPQSASDHPSPTDTTHRKAGGTDAPSANGEAGGGESTKGYTAEQVAAVKRVKQCKDYYEILGVSRGASDEDLKKAYRKLALKFHPDKNHAPGATEAFKAIGTAYAVLSNPEKRKQYDQFGDDKSQAARHGHGHGDFHRGFEADISPEDLFNMFFGGGFPSSNVHVYSNGRMRYTYQQRQDRRENQGDGGLGVFVQLMPILILILVSALSQLMVSSPPYSLSPRPSVGHVHRRITDHLNVVYYVADSFSKEYTGSSLKTVERNVEDDYIANLRNNCWKEKQQKEGLLYRARYFGDTDMYHKAQRMGTPSCSRLSEVQASLHG
- the DNAJB12 gene encoding dnaJ homolog subfamily B member 12 isoform X1; translated protein: MESNKDEAERCISIALKAIQSNQPDRALRFLEKAQRLYPTPRVRALIESLNQKPQSASDHPSPTDTTHRKAGGTDAPSANGEAGGGESTKGYTAEQVAAVKRVKQCKDYYEILGVSRGASDEDLKKAYRKLALKFHPDKNHAPGATEAFKAIGTAYAVLSNPEKRKQYDQFGDDKSQAARHGHGHGDFHRGFEADISPEDLFNMFFGGGFPSSNVHVYSNGRMRYTYQQRQDRRENQGDGGLGVFVQLMPILILILVSALSQLMVSSPPYSLSPRPSVGHVHRRITDHLNVVYYVADSFSKEYTGSSLKTVERNVEDDYIANLRNNCWKEKQQKEGLLYRARYFGDTDMYHKAQRMGTPSCSRLSETMKSLENFW